In the Campylobacter sp. RM6914 genome, one interval contains:
- the trmA gene encoding tRNA (uridine(54)-C5)-methyltransferase TrmA, translating to MQCCHFKECGSCTLEGSYEEQKAFKLNAISSKFSEFYDKEFEFFASNEKNYRIRAEFGIWHEADKIYYTMHSKNKGERIFVRECPKVCEQIVSLMSILLNELESDAKLKHRLFGVEFISCSSGVLVTLLYHKKLEATFLEHIVNLANKLDITIIARSRGQKILSHELNLIDELKIDGRIYKFHLSENAFIQPNKAVNEKMITWAKINLAKGGKDLLELYCGHGNFTIPLSENFKNVLATEISKSSIFYALKNCDINDTKNIKFLRLSANELISAFKNEREFNRLKDINLHEYDFSHILVDPPRAGLEPSVINFIKNYENIIYISCNPDSLYENLIQISQTHEVVKFAVFDQFAHTHHVECGVLLRKKNG from the coding sequence TTGCAGTGTTGTCATTTTAAAGAGTGCGGTAGTTGCACTCTTGAGGGAAGTTATGAAGAGCAAAAGGCTTTCAAGCTAAATGCTATTAGCTCTAAATTTAGCGAATTTTACGATAAAGAGTTTGAATTTTTTGCCTCAAATGAGAAAAACTACCGCATAAGGGCCGAGTTTGGTATATGGCATGAAGCGGATAAAATTTACTACACGATGCACTCAAAAAATAAAGGCGAGAGAATTTTTGTGCGCGAATGTCCAAAGGTTTGCGAGCAGATCGTCTCTTTGATGTCGATATTGCTTAATGAACTTGAGAGCGACGCTAAGTTAAAGCACCGTCTGTTTGGTGTTGAGTTTATCTCATGTAGCAGCGGAGTATTGGTAACTTTGCTATATCACAAAAAGCTTGAAGCCACTTTTTTGGAACATATAGTAAATTTGGCAAATAAGTTAGATATAACCATCATCGCTAGATCAAGAGGGCAAAAAATTTTAAGCCATGAGTTAAATTTAATAGACGAGCTTAAGATAGACGGTAGGATTTATAAATTTCATCTTAGTGAAAATGCTTTTATCCAGCCAAACAAGGCTGTAAATGAAAAAATGATCACTTGGGCTAAAATAAATTTAGCAAAAGGCGGGAAAGATCTGCTTGAACTTTACTGCGGACATGGAAATTTTACCATCCCTCTTAGTGAGAATTTTAAAAACGTTTTAGCCACAGAAATCAGCAAAAGCTCGATATTTTATGCTCTTAAAAACTGTGATATAAATGATACTAAAAACATAAAATTTCTAAGACTTTCAGCCAATGAGCTTATAAGTGCCTTTAAAAACGAGCGCGAATTTAATCGCTTAAAAGATATAAATTTACACGAGTATGACTTCTCTCATATACTTGTCGATCCGCCTCGCGCAGGACTTGAGCCAAGTGTTATAAATTTTATTAAAAATTATGAAAATATCATATATATATCTTGCAATCCGGATAGTTTGTATGAAAATTTAATACAAATTTCACAAACTCACGAAGTCGTAAAATTTGCTGTTTTTGATCAGTTTGCGCACACTCATCATGTGGAGTGCGGAGTTTTGTTAAGGAAGAAAAATGGATGA
- a CDS encoding CoA-binding protein: MDEILHNIQNIAVVGLSPDKSKASNMVAKFLIKKGFKIFPIYPKEDEILGQKVYRNLSDINENIDIIVMFRKGEYADILIDEVIRKGVKTLWLQLGITNENAKARAYANGIKFIQNKCIKIELERLENGIFK; the protein is encoded by the coding sequence ATGGATGAAATTTTGCATAACATACAAAATATCGCGGTAGTTGGCTTAAGCCCCGACAAGAGTAAGGCAAGTAATATGGTTGCTAAATTTCTTATAAAAAAAGGTTTTAAAATTTTTCCTATATATCCAAAAGAAGATGAAATTTTAGGACAAAAGGTATATAGAAATTTAAGCGATATAAACGAAAATATAGACATTATTGTTATGTTTAGAAAAGGCGAATATGCGGATATTTTAATAGATGAGGTTATAAGAAAAGGAGTAAAAACTCTCTGGCTTCAACTTGGCATAACCAACGAAAACGCCAAAGCTAGAGCATATGCGAATGGTATAAAATTTATCCAGAACAAATGTATAAAAATAGAATTAGAAAGGCTAGAAAATGGTATCTTTAAATAA
- the ilvA gene encoding threonine ammonia-lyase — protein MVSLNKIIQAKITIGHFVNKTPFAFSQRLSDVSGAKIYLKEENLQRTGAYKIRGAYNKIANLSENERKKGVVAASAGNHAQGVAISAREFGVRAVIIMPESTPLLKVGGTRDLGAEVILKGNNFDEAYEFAVTYAKEQGMTFIHPFDDEYVMAGQGTVALEMLDEMSDLDMVVIPVGGGGLASGVASCVKQVNPNIKVVCVGAKGAPAMWQSFNAKKSINSKSVRTIADGIAVRDASEITLTNILECVDEFVQVDDEEIATAILFLLERQKIVVEGAGAAGVAALMHGKIKHKKDAKIGIVLSGGNIDVQMLSIIIEKGLIKSARKMIIQVTLIDKPGALLMLTDALKTANANIVKIDYDRFSTELEYGDASIIITLETKGKDHQEVVAKSLRDSGFDFKQIF, from the coding sequence ATGGTATCTTTAAATAAAATAATCCAAGCAAAAATCACAATCGGACACTTTGTAAACAAAACTCCGTTTGCGTTCTCACAAAGACTAAGTGATGTTTCGGGTGCTAAAATTTACTTAAAAGAAGAAAATTTGCAACGAACAGGTGCTTATAAAATTCGTGGCGCTTATAATAAAATCGCAAATTTAAGCGAAAACGAGCGCAAAAAAGGTGTCGTTGCTGCAAGTGCAGGCAACCATGCTCAGGGCGTAGCCATAAGCGCACGTGAATTTGGCGTTCGTGCGGTTATTATTATGCCTGAATCAACCCCTCTTCTAAAAGTCGGAGGTACAAGAGATCTTGGCGCTGAGGTTATTTTAAAAGGAAATAACTTCGACGAAGCCTATGAATTTGCTGTCACATATGCAAAAGAGCAGGGTATGACTTTCATACACCCGTTTGACGATGAGTATGTTATGGCAGGACAAGGCACGGTGGCGCTTGAGATGCTTGATGAGATGAGCGATCTTGATATGGTTGTGATACCTGTTGGTGGTGGCGGACTTGCTAGCGGTGTTGCAAGCTGTGTAAAACAAGTAAATCCAAATATAAAAGTAGTTTGCGTAGGTGCAAAAGGCGCTCCTGCGATGTGGCAAAGCTTTAATGCTAAAAAAAGTATAAACTCAAAATCAGTAAGAACCATAGCCGATGGTATCGCAGTAAGAGATGCGAGTGAGATAACTCTTACAAACATCCTTGAGTGTGTGGATGAATTTGTGCAAGTTGATGATGAAGAGATCGCAACGGCGATTTTGTTCTTGCTTGAAAGACAAAAGATCGTAGTTGAAGGCGCTGGAGCAGCAGGTGTAGCAGCACTAATGCACGGTAAGATAAAACATAAAAAAGACGCTAAAATCGGTATAGTGTTAAGTGGTGGAAACATCGACGTGCAAATGCTATCTATTATTATTGAAAAGGGCCTTATCAAATCAGCTCGTAAAATGATAATACAAGTAACACTTATAGACAAACCGGGAGCACTTTTAATGCTAACTGACGCACTTAAAACCGCAAATGCAAACATAGTTAAGATCGACTACGACCGCTTCTCCACAGAGCTTGAATACGGCGATGCAAGTATCATTATAACACTTGAAACAAAAGGCAAAGATCATCAAGAGGTGGTGGCTAAGAGTTTGAGGGATTCCGGGTTTGATTTTAAGCAAATTTTCTAA
- a CDS encoding DUF4230 domain-containing protein: MGEYLNLILVILSAFLIFAVYRLSRELRKFQKKNSEISVVTDIEQIKSIGELSVFQVYSKEIVTKTDHAFGNFGKEYLRWLVSEKKLSMIFEFEINFIYDLTSPKLEIVQISNSNYKVKMPPCRYKFSIANMKFYDEKNGKFIPFLLPDSLNGFFGSSFREEDKNRLIEEARGEVEKMSVRLITQLQGKIHKSARDTLEAIAKSFGANDVSFEFNDDESLINSELEVKNIA, translated from the coding sequence ATGGGCGAATATCTAAATTTGATACTTGTGATACTGTCTGCGTTTTTGATTTTTGCAGTCTATAGGCTAAGCAGAGAGCTTAGGAAATTTCAAAAGAAAAACAGTGAAATTTCTGTTGTGACGGATATCGAGCAGATAAAAAGTATCGGTGAGTTGTCTGTTTTTCAGGTTTATAGCAAAGAGATCGTAACAAAAACAGATCATGCGTTTGGGAATTTTGGCAAAGAGTATTTAAGGTGGCTTGTTAGTGAGAAAAAGCTTTCGATGATATTTGAATTTGAGATAAACTTCATATACGACCTAACAAGTCCAAAGCTTGAGATAGTTCAAATTTCAAACTCAAACTATAAAGTAAAAATGCCACCTTGTAGATATAAATTCTCAATCGCAAATATGAAATTTTATGATGAAAAAAACGGTAAATTTATACCGTTTTTGTTGCCTGATTCGTTAAATGGTTTTTTTGGAAGTAGCTTTAGAGAAGAGGATAAAAACCGTCTTATCGAAGAGGCTAGAGGAGAGGTTGAGAAGATGAGTGTAAGGCTTATCACGCAACTTCAAGGCAAAATTCATAAATCCGCACGCGACACTCTTGAGGCTATCGCAAAGAGCTTTGGTGCAAATGACGTTAGTTTTGAGTTTAATGATGATGAGAGCTTGATAAATAGTGAGCTTGAAGTAAAAAATATAGCCTAG
- the truA gene encoding tRNA pseudouridine(38-40) synthase TruA → MKIWFIFSYDGSKFQGSQTQPHENGVEDALARALAHVGIFNKITSSSRTDKGVHANNQSACVECGEHFKDLNRLKDLINRHAHPHIHIKRIMRANEEFHPRYDAKARLYRYIISHDEFSVFRSDYEVFLPEFDIKTANELLKNFIGEHDFSMFMKTGSDTKSPVRTITKAFCYRYKNKSVIVFKANGFLRGQVRLMVATVLKGLKFNNAGRLICTQLQNKAPFTRIPAPAQGLYLHRVFY, encoded by the coding sequence ATGAAAATTTGGTTTATCTTTTCTTACGACGGTTCTAAATTTCAAGGCTCACAGACACAACCACATGAAAACGGAGTAGAAGACGCTCTTGCTAGAGCCTTGGCTCATGTTGGAATTTTTAACAAAATCACCTCTAGTTCTCGCACCGACAAGGGTGTTCATGCAAATAATCAAAGCGCTTGTGTGGAGTGCGGCGAACATTTTAAAGACTTAAACCGCCTAAAAGATCTAATCAATCGTCACGCCCACCCACACATACATATAAAACGCATCATGCGCGCAAACGAAGAATTTCATCCAAGATACGATGCAAAAGCTCGGCTCTATCGCTATATCATCAGTCATGATGAATTTAGTGTTTTTAGAAGCGATTATGAGGTTTTTTTGCCGGAATTTGATATAAAAACAGCCAATGAGTTGCTTAAAAATTTTATAGGAGAGCACGACTTTAGCATGTTTATGAAAACAGGGAGTGATACAAAAAGTCCGGTTCGTACTATAACTAAGGCATTTTGCTATAGATATAAAAATAAAAGCGTGATAGTTTTTAAAGCAAACGGCTTTTTACGAGGGCAGGTGCGCTTAATGGTTGCAACCGTTTTAAAGGGTTTAAAATTTAATAACGCCGGCAGGCTTATATGCACCCAGCTACAAAATAAAGCTCCGTTTACTCGCATCCCTGCGCCGGCACAAGGGCTTTATTTGCATAGAGTTTTTTACTAG
- a CDS encoding LptF/LptG family permease codes for MNRVNKYLLHNFLGTFASLFSTLFLIMSIVFFIQIARVTSYIEITFGELIKLYLFMLPKVLLFVVPIAFFVSLAMTLFRLSKENESIVIFTLGSSPNSIAKFFLSFAALLSGALMLLALVMIPIAAELNSNFVDYKKTVAKLNLKPNQFGQKFSEWMVYIGTQDSDENGTIYKDIVMYNPKVQDSERIIIADNAKFSNTQSGVELSLNNGKIYDMRDSLYNQSNFKYMKIRTTQSESTSKVGNIKEYWLEAKTNNKRKKDLCTYVLVALFPLATTLFAISFGIVTYRYEKGAVYLGSFGVLFGYFALIMLLASRPITAIPVVFLSFMLSGILLYQTKIARRY; via the coding sequence ATGAATAGAGTAAATAAATATCTTTTACACAACTTTCTTGGCACATTTGCCTCGTTATTTTCAACACTGTTTCTTATCATGTCCATTGTCTTTTTTATACAAATAGCGCGCGTAACGTCATATATCGAGATAACGTTTGGCGAGTTGATCAAGCTTTATCTTTTCATGCTACCTAAGGTTCTTTTGTTTGTCGTGCCGATAGCATTTTTCGTATCTCTTGCCATGACTTTATTTCGCCTTTCAAAAGAAAATGAAAGTATTGTTATCTTTACCCTTGGAAGTTCACCAAACTCGATAGCTAAATTTTTCTTATCTTTTGCGGCTTTACTAAGCGGTGCTTTAATGCTTTTGGCACTCGTGATGATACCCATCGCCGCAGAGCTAAACTCAAATTTTGTTGATTATAAAAAAACGGTAGCCAAACTAAATTTAAAACCAAATCAATTTGGGCAAAAATTCTCCGAATGGATGGTATACATCGGCACTCAAGACAGCGATGAAAATGGCACTATATACAAAGATATAGTTATGTATAACCCAAAAGTTCAAGACTCTGAGCGCATAATCATCGCCGATAATGCCAAATTCTCAAACACACAATCAGGCGTAGAGCTGTCGTTAAATAACGGTAAAATTTATGATATGAGAGATAGTCTTTACAACCAAAGCAACTTTAAATACATGAAAATACGCACCACTCAAAGCGAAAGCACAAGCAAAGTCGGCAATATAAAAGAGTACTGGCTTGAAGCAAAAACAAATAATAAACGCAAAAAAGATCTATGCACTTATGTCCTAGTTGCACTCTTTCCGCTTGCAACCACACTTTTTGCCATTAGTTTTGGTATAGTTACGTATAGATATGAAAAGGGCGCGGTTTATCTTGGCTCATTTGGCGTCTTGTTTGGGTATTTTGCACTTATCATGCTACTTGCATCACGCCCGATAACTGCAATACCTGTGGTGTTTTTAAGCTTTATGCTTAGCGGAATTTTACTTTATCAAACCAAAATCGCACGAAGATACTAA
- a CDS encoding prepilin peptidase, with translation MFEIYAIVFAVFGLCMGSFANVLIYRLPRQKSINFPPSSCPKCDHKLKFYHNIPVFSWFFLRAKCAFCNSKISPIYPLIEICSCALMLVSFFGECVDFIDVQSLFRAFALGVCLILLLALSLIDLEFKAVPDSLLFSALGFALLFAASEVFCEFDFSLIINSICLAIVFWLLRFILSATMKREAMGSADIFIAAIIGAILPLNLTLLAIYTAAVLTLPAYLIIRKKDYELAFVPFLSLGLVLVYIFKEEYINFIGFLYE, from the coding sequence ATGTTTGAAATTTACGCTATAGTGTTTGCTGTTTTTGGGCTTTGCATGGGATCATTTGCAAATGTTTTGATATATCGTTTGCCACGACAAAAAAGTATAAATTTTCCGCCATCTTCTTGCCCAAAATGCGATCACAAGCTAAAGTTTTATCATAACATACCTGTTTTTTCATGGTTTTTTTTACGTGCCAAATGCGCCTTTTGCAACTCAAAGATAAGCCCTATCTATCCGCTGATAGAAATTTGTTCATGCGCGCTCATGCTTGTTAGTTTTTTTGGAGAGTGCGTTGATTTTATAGACGTACAAAGCTTATTTAGAGCCTTTGCTTTAGGTGTTTGCCTTATACTGCTTTTAGCACTTAGTTTGATTGATCTTGAGTTTAAGGCAGTTCCCGACTCTTTACTTTTTAGCGCATTAGGATTTGCCCTACTTTTTGCAGCAAGTGAAGTTTTTTGCGAATTTGACTTTAGTTTGATTATAAATTCGATATGCTTAGCTATAGTTTTTTGGCTTCTTAGATTTATTTTAAGTGCAACCATGAAAAGAGAAGCGATGGGAAGTGCCGATATATTTATCGCCGCTATCATAGGTGCGATCTTGCCGTTAAATTTGACATTACTAGCCATTTATACGGCTGCGGTTTTAACACTACCGGCTTATTTGATAATTAGAAAAAAAGACTACGAGCTTGCCTTTGTGCCATTTTTAAGCCTTGGGCTTGTTTTGGTTTATATCTTTAAAGAAGAATACATAAATTTTATAGGTTTTTTATATGAATAG